The segment CCGAGGCCCGAGGCTCCGCCGGTGACGAGTGCGTTGGTTCCGGTGATATGCATGAATACTCCTGACGAAATAGGTTGAGAACATCGGGTTTTTGACAAAGTGAGGTGTGACTGACGCAGTGGTGTCACTGCGCGAAGGTCAACCTCATAAGGCGCGGCCGATGAGTTCCTTCATGATCTCGTTGGTGCCGCCGTAGATCTTCTGCACGCGGGAAGCGGCGTACATCTGCGCGATCGGGTACTCCATCATGTAGCCGTAGCCACCGAAGACCTGCAGGCAGCGGTCGACGATCTCGCACTGCTTGTCGCTGCCCCACAGCTTGGCCATCGACGCGGTCGCCGCGTCGAGGGTGCCGTCGAGGTGACGCTGGATGCAGTGGTCCATCAGGGTCTTGCCGGCCAGCACGTCGGTCTTGCACTCGGCGAGTACGAACTTCGTGTTCTGGAAGTTCAGGATCGGCTTGCCGAAGGCGTGACGTTCCTTGGCGTACCTGATGCTCTCCGCCACCGCGGCCTCGGCCACCGCGACACCGCCGACACCGAGGATCAGCCGCTCACGCTGCAGCTGACCCATCAGCTGGTAGAAGCCCTGCCCCTCGACGCCGCCGAGCAGATTCGCTGCCGGCACCCGCATGTCGGTGAACGACAACTCGCGGGTGTCCTGGCCGTGCTGGCCGATCTTGTCCAGCACCCGCCCACGCTCGAACCCCGGAAGATTCTCCGTCTCCGCGACGAGCAGCGAGATACCCTTGGAACCTTGGCTCGGGTCCGTTTTGGCGACGATGACGAGCAGGTCGCAGTGCGACGCGTTCGAGATGAACGTCTTCGAGCCGTTGATCACGTAGTGGCCGCCGTCGCGAACCGCGGTGGTCCGTACGGCCTGCAGGTCCGAGCCGGTGCCGGGTTCGGTCATCGCAATGGCGAGGACGCTCTCACCGCTCGCACATT is part of the Mycobacterium adipatum genome and harbors:
- a CDS encoding acyl-CoA dehydrogenase family protein, with amino-acid sequence MSELFPDYRSPWETDDQALLRKHAAEFFRKEATPNQDRWAAQHQVDREFWTKAGAAGLLCLDIAEEYGGGGGNFGHEAIVQQEIAYAHDTAFGFAVHSTIVAHYIAAYATEDQKKRWLSKCASGESVLAIAMTEPGTGSDLQAVRTTAVRDGGHYVINGSKTFISNASHCDLLVIVAKTDPSQGSKGISLLVAETENLPGFERGRVLDKIGQHGQDTRELSFTDMRVPAANLLGGVEGQGFYQLMGQLQRERLILGVGGVAVAEAAVAESIRYAKERHAFGKPILNFQNTKFVLAECKTDVLAGKTLMDHCIQRHLDGTLDAATASMAKLWGSDKQCEIVDRCLQVFGGYGYMMEYPIAQMYAASRVQKIYGGTNEIMKELIGRAL